Proteins encoded by one window of Panicum virgatum strain AP13 chromosome 7N, P.virgatum_v5, whole genome shotgun sequence:
- the LOC120680766 gene encoding polyamine oxidase 4-like yields the protein MDPNGLKTGGLLLPTIERRCTSPPSVIVIGGGISGVAAARALSNSSFKVTVLESRDRIGGRVHTDYSFGCPIDMGASWLHGVCSENSLAPLIGYLGLRLYRTSNDNSVLYDHDLESYALFDKDGNQVPKDTVDKVGETFERILEETVKVRDEQEHDMPLLQAISIVFEKHPHLKLEGLDDQVLQWCVCRLEAWFAADADEISLKNWDQERVLTGGHGLMVNGYYPVIEALARGLDIRLNQRVTKIARQYNGVKVTTEDGTNYFADACIITVPLGVLKANIIKFEPELPPWKSSAIADLGVGIENKIAMHFDRVFWPNVEVLGMVGPTPKACGYFLNLHKATGNPVLVYMAAGRFAQEVEKLSDKEAVDLVVSHLKKMLPDATEPTQYLVSRWGSDPNSLGSYSCDLVGKPADVCARFSAPVENLYFAGEAASAEHSGSVHGAYSSGLAAAEECRKRLLTQKGVRDLVQVAAWEEVAGIVAPLQICRT from the exons ATGGATCCCAATGGCCTCAAAACTGGAG GCCTTTTGCTCCCAACCATTGAAAGGCGGTGCACATCGCCTCCATCAGTCATCGTGATCGGCGGTGGCATCTCTGGCGTGGCAGCTGCTCGTGCTCTCTCCAATTCTTCATTTAAG GTGACTGTTCTGGAGTCCAGAGATCGTATTGGTGGACGTGTTCATACTGATTACTCATTTGGATGCCCAATTGATATGGGAGCCTCATG GCTGCACGGTGTATGCAGTGAGAATTCACTGGCACCATTGATCGGCTATCTCGGGCTCAGGTTATATCGCACCAGCAATGACAACTCTGTTCTGTATGATCATGATTTAGAAAG CTATGCTCTCTTTGATAAGGATGGCAATCAGGTCCCAAAGGATACAGTTGATAAAGTTGGAGAAACATTTGAAAGAATCCTTGAAGAG ACGGTGAAAGTGCGTGATGAGCAGGAACATGACATGCCCCTTCTACAGGCTATTTCTATTGTGTTTGAGAAGCACCCCCATCTAAA GCTGGAAGGGCTAGATGATCAGGTCCTGCAATGGTGTGTCTGCCGGCTCGAGGCATGGTTTGCTGCAGATGCAGATGAAATATCTCTCAAAAACTGGGATCAG GAGCGTGTTCTTACTGGTGGTCATGGGCTGATGGTAAATGGGTATTATCCTGTTATTGAGGCTCTTGCTCGAGGTCTTGACATCAGGCTTAATCAAAG GGTCACCAAAATTGCCCGGCAATACAATGGAGTTAAGGTCACTACTGAAGACGGCACGAATTATTTTGCTGACGCTTGCATAATCACGGTGCCGCTCGGTGTGCTCAAGGCAAACATAATCAAGTTCGAGCCTGAACTGCCCCCATGGAAGAGCTCCGCCATCGCCGACCTCGGTGTTGGCATCGAGAACAAGATTGCCATGCACTTCGACAGAGTCTTCTGGCCCAACGTTGAGGTGCTAGGAATGGTTGGCCCGACGCCTAAAGCTTGTGGATACTTCCTGAACCTCCACAAGGCCACTGGCAATCCGGTCCTCGTGTACATGGCTGCTGGAAGGTTCGCCCAGGAAGTGGAGAAACTGTCGGACAAGGAAGCTGTCGATCTGGTCGTTTCTCACCTGAAGAAGATGCTTCCAGATGCTACTGAACCT ACGCAGTACTTGGTGTCACGCTGGGGCTCTGACCCGAACTCTTTGGGGTCCTATTCGTGCGACCTCGTCGGGAAGCCGGCCGACGTGTGCGCGAGGTTCTCCGCCCCCGTGGAGAACCTGTACTTCGCCGGTGAGGCGGCCAGCGCCGAGCACTCGGGGTCCGTGCACGGCGCGTACTCGtcgggcctcgccgccgccgaagaaTGTAGGAAGCGGCTCCTGACGCAGAAGGGCGTCCGGGACCTCGTCCAGGTCGCGGCTTGGGAGGAGGTGGCCGGAATTGTGGCTCCCCTGCAGATTTGCAGGACCTGA